The Juglans regia cultivar Chandler chromosome 2, Walnut 2.0, whole genome shotgun sequence genome includes a window with the following:
- the LOC109012985 gene encoding probable ubiquitin-conjugating enzyme E2 26 isoform X2 — MKRSFSEKSPSFMDPEVVEIPPTIFRSSKLLRQKEVILHDVIDIDKDGDSADVMFIDEKFNPSNKGKEIQYVSGDYGDHQAQEALANYFLGPGMETLNSVNGVESPESFSPMSHNLINLDGHSSDLSYDDNNDVYFDDFTDVDEYAIVQAHFDNMDIPPGIEAPIPWLPDFAQCKKSVTGSISHHSGPLIQLDSVSTHGMDSSLSSWSAKPAHVDVKTTLVGSSGVQTQMDSLVQPPGIDMTSPWNHPQVSQNKKKSSGSTHRRSALNLPFGKESSKSRWFLEPFKSKKKSAASSSSTNHSHVNQFDSSLPPGAESSTWAHYKSEMVKKQVGTSITYYPTLPVHTDASNYPPGVEPTAPWWQDTFKTKIMKPSFTNHTAYSSFYVPFHGLHAPSEEVADIPWVQDSAQNQFDAAADVSSTFTAEAISVRDKDEILRKFCLFKQFDTVEDYSDHHYTGHGSSTKQPSKSWAKRIQEEWKILEKDLPETIFVRVYETRIDLLRAVIMGAEGTPYHDGLFFFDVFFPSGYPNVPPHVYYHSGGLRLNPNLYNCGKVCLSLLNTWSGNKNEKWIPGVSTMLQVLVSIQGLILNTKPYFNEPGYAYMSGLASGEMRSQQYNEDIFILSLKTMMYTMRRPPKHFEELVLGHFCNCAHDILVACKAYMDGAQVGCLVKGGVQDVDAGDKSCSNKFKNDLVGYVDMLVKAFTQIGAENCDKFLSPALNRNIQVSDMPQAAT, encoded by the exons AT GAAACGCTCGTTTTCCGAAAAGAGCCCTTCATTCATGGACCCCGAAGTCGTCGAAATCCCGCCCACGATTTTCCGGTCCTCAAAATTGCTCAGACAGAAAGAG GTTATTCTTCATGATGTGATTGATATAGACAAAGATGGAGATTCTGCTGATGTCATGTTcattgatgaaaaatttaaCCCAAGTAACAAGGGGAAGGAAATTCAATATGTTTCTGGTGATTATGGTGATCATCAAGCTCAG GAAGCTTTGGCCAATTATTTTCTTGGTCCTGGAATGGAAACCCTCAATTCAGTGAATGGGGTTGAATCCCCAGAGAGTTTTTCCCCTATGTCTCATAATTTAATCAACCTTGATGGTCATAGTTCTGATCTATCTTATGACGATAAtaatgatgtttattttgatgattttacTGATGTTGATGAGTATGCCATTGTACAAGCCCATTTTGATAACATGGATATTCCTCCTGGGATAGAGGCACCGATTCCTTGGTTGCCAGATTTTGCTCAATGTAAGAAGTCAGTTACTGGAAGTATTTCACACCATTCGGGGCCTCTAATCCAATTGGATTCTGTGAGTACCCATGGGATGGACTCATCTCTGTCTTCATGGTCAGCAAAGCCTGCTCACGTCGACGTGAAGACAACTTTAGTGGGCAGTTCAGGTGTGCAAACCCAAATGGATTCCTTGGTTCAACCTCCTGGAATAGATATGACTTCACCTTGGAATCATCCACAAGTTTCCcagaataaaaagaaatcatCTGGTTCAACACATAGAAGGAGTGCTCTGAACCTCCCATTTGGGAAAGAATCATCTAAATCACGGTGGTTTTTGGAGCCTTTCAAAAGCAAGAAGAAGTCAGCTGCTTCAAGTAGTTCGACTAATCATAGTCATGTAAATCAGTTTGACTCATCACTTCCCCCTGGAGCTGAATCATCTACTTGGGCGCATTATAAATCTGAAATGGTAAAGAAGCAAGTTGGTACGAGTATTACATATTATCCAACTTTACCGGTGCATACAGATGCATCAAATTATCCTCCTGGAGTAGAACCAACCGCACCCTGGTGGCAGGAcacttttaaaactaaaataatgaaGCCATCTTTCACTAACCATACAGCATATTCCAGTTTTTATGTTCCATTTCATGGTTTACATGCTCCTTCTGAGGAAGTGGCAGATATACCCTGGGTTCAGGATTCTGCCCAAAATCAGTTTGATGCAGCTGCTGATGTTAGTTCAACATTCACTGCTGAGGCAATCTCTGTTAGGGACAAAGATGAAATTTTGAGGAAGTTCTGCCTTTTTAAACAATTTGATACTGTTGAGGATTATTCTGACCATCACTATACAGGCCATGGTTCCTCCACAAAGCAG CCATCAAAGAGTTGGGCAAAGAGGATTCAGGAGGAGTGGAAGATCCTGGAGAAGGATTTGCCAG AGACAATATTTGTTAGGGTTTATGAAACAAGGATCGATCTTCTGCGGGCTGTCATCATGGGAGCGGAGGGCACTCCGTACCATGATGGTCTCTTCTTCTTTGATGTTTTCTTCCCCAGTGGCTATCCTAATGTACCACCG CATGTTTACTACCACTCCGGTGGCCTTCGACTGAATCCTAATTTGTACAATTGTGGGAAAGTATGCCTCAGTCTACTCAACACATGGTCTGGCAACAAGAATGAGAAGTGGATTCCAGGTGTATCGACTATGCTACAAGTTCTTGTCTCCATACAGGGGCTGATCTTGAATACAAAGCCCTATTTTAATGAGCCTGGGTATGCATATATGAGTGGCTTAGCCTCTGGTGAAATGAGGTCCCAACAGTACAATGAGGATATATTTATCCTCTCATTGAAGACAATGATGTACACAATGAGGAGGCCACCAAAG CATTTTGAGGAGCTTGTTCTGGGGCATTTCTGCAATTGTGCACATGATATTCTAGTGGCATGTAAAGCATATATGGATGGTGCTCAAGTAGGATGTCTGGTCAAAGGTGGGGTGCAGGATGTTGATGCGGGAGACAAGAGCTGCTCAAATAAGTTTAAGAATGATTTGGTTGGTTACGTTGATATGCTTGTGAAAGCATTTACCCAAATTGGAGCGGAGAACTGTGATAAATTCCTCTCACCTGCATTGAATAGGAACATACAGGTGTCTGATATGCCCCAGGCTGCAACATGA
- the LOC109012985 gene encoding probable ubiquitin-conjugating enzyme E2 26 isoform X1 has protein sequence MKPPTCKYLPHISKKRSFSEKSPSFMDPEVVEIPPTIFRSSKLLRQKEVILHDVIDIDKDGDSADVMFIDEKFNPSNKGKEIQYVSGDYGDHQAQEALANYFLGPGMETLNSVNGVESPESFSPMSHNLINLDGHSSDLSYDDNNDVYFDDFTDVDEYAIVQAHFDNMDIPPGIEAPIPWLPDFAQCKKSVTGSISHHSGPLIQLDSVSTHGMDSSLSSWSAKPAHVDVKTTLVGSSGVQTQMDSLVQPPGIDMTSPWNHPQVSQNKKKSSGSTHRRSALNLPFGKESSKSRWFLEPFKSKKKSAASSSSTNHSHVNQFDSSLPPGAESSTWAHYKSEMVKKQVGTSITYYPTLPVHTDASNYPPGVEPTAPWWQDTFKTKIMKPSFTNHTAYSSFYVPFHGLHAPSEEVADIPWVQDSAQNQFDAAADVSSTFTAEAISVRDKDEILRKFCLFKQFDTVEDYSDHHYTGHGSSTKQPSKSWAKRIQEEWKILEKDLPETIFVRVYETRIDLLRAVIMGAEGTPYHDGLFFFDVFFPSGYPNVPPHVYYHSGGLRLNPNLYNCGKVCLSLLNTWSGNKNEKWIPGVSTMLQVLVSIQGLILNTKPYFNEPGYAYMSGLASGEMRSQQYNEDIFILSLKTMMYTMRRPPKHFEELVLGHFCNCAHDILVACKAYMDGAQVGCLVKGGVQDVDAGDKSCSNKFKNDLVGYVDMLVKAFTQIGAENCDKFLSPALNRNIQVSDMPQAAT, from the exons ATGAAGCCGCCGACATGTAAATACCTCCCCCATATTTCCAA GAAACGCTCGTTTTCCGAAAAGAGCCCTTCATTCATGGACCCCGAAGTCGTCGAAATCCCGCCCACGATTTTCCGGTCCTCAAAATTGCTCAGACAGAAAGAG GTTATTCTTCATGATGTGATTGATATAGACAAAGATGGAGATTCTGCTGATGTCATGTTcattgatgaaaaatttaaCCCAAGTAACAAGGGGAAGGAAATTCAATATGTTTCTGGTGATTATGGTGATCATCAAGCTCAG GAAGCTTTGGCCAATTATTTTCTTGGTCCTGGAATGGAAACCCTCAATTCAGTGAATGGGGTTGAATCCCCAGAGAGTTTTTCCCCTATGTCTCATAATTTAATCAACCTTGATGGTCATAGTTCTGATCTATCTTATGACGATAAtaatgatgtttattttgatgattttacTGATGTTGATGAGTATGCCATTGTACAAGCCCATTTTGATAACATGGATATTCCTCCTGGGATAGAGGCACCGATTCCTTGGTTGCCAGATTTTGCTCAATGTAAGAAGTCAGTTACTGGAAGTATTTCACACCATTCGGGGCCTCTAATCCAATTGGATTCTGTGAGTACCCATGGGATGGACTCATCTCTGTCTTCATGGTCAGCAAAGCCTGCTCACGTCGACGTGAAGACAACTTTAGTGGGCAGTTCAGGTGTGCAAACCCAAATGGATTCCTTGGTTCAACCTCCTGGAATAGATATGACTTCACCTTGGAATCATCCACAAGTTTCCcagaataaaaagaaatcatCTGGTTCAACACATAGAAGGAGTGCTCTGAACCTCCCATTTGGGAAAGAATCATCTAAATCACGGTGGTTTTTGGAGCCTTTCAAAAGCAAGAAGAAGTCAGCTGCTTCAAGTAGTTCGACTAATCATAGTCATGTAAATCAGTTTGACTCATCACTTCCCCCTGGAGCTGAATCATCTACTTGGGCGCATTATAAATCTGAAATGGTAAAGAAGCAAGTTGGTACGAGTATTACATATTATCCAACTTTACCGGTGCATACAGATGCATCAAATTATCCTCCTGGAGTAGAACCAACCGCACCCTGGTGGCAGGAcacttttaaaactaaaataatgaaGCCATCTTTCACTAACCATACAGCATATTCCAGTTTTTATGTTCCATTTCATGGTTTACATGCTCCTTCTGAGGAAGTGGCAGATATACCCTGGGTTCAGGATTCTGCCCAAAATCAGTTTGATGCAGCTGCTGATGTTAGTTCAACATTCACTGCTGAGGCAATCTCTGTTAGGGACAAAGATGAAATTTTGAGGAAGTTCTGCCTTTTTAAACAATTTGATACTGTTGAGGATTATTCTGACCATCACTATACAGGCCATGGTTCCTCCACAAAGCAG CCATCAAAGAGTTGGGCAAAGAGGATTCAGGAGGAGTGGAAGATCCTGGAGAAGGATTTGCCAG AGACAATATTTGTTAGGGTTTATGAAACAAGGATCGATCTTCTGCGGGCTGTCATCATGGGAGCGGAGGGCACTCCGTACCATGATGGTCTCTTCTTCTTTGATGTTTTCTTCCCCAGTGGCTATCCTAATGTACCACCG CATGTTTACTACCACTCCGGTGGCCTTCGACTGAATCCTAATTTGTACAATTGTGGGAAAGTATGCCTCAGTCTACTCAACACATGGTCTGGCAACAAGAATGAGAAGTGGATTCCAGGTGTATCGACTATGCTACAAGTTCTTGTCTCCATACAGGGGCTGATCTTGAATACAAAGCCCTATTTTAATGAGCCTGGGTATGCATATATGAGTGGCTTAGCCTCTGGTGAAATGAGGTCCCAACAGTACAATGAGGATATATTTATCCTCTCATTGAAGACAATGATGTACACAATGAGGAGGCCACCAAAG CATTTTGAGGAGCTTGTTCTGGGGCATTTCTGCAATTGTGCACATGATATTCTAGTGGCATGTAAAGCATATATGGATGGTGCTCAAGTAGGATGTCTGGTCAAAGGTGGGGTGCAGGATGTTGATGCGGGAGACAAGAGCTGCTCAAATAAGTTTAAGAATGATTTGGTTGGTTACGTTGATATGCTTGTGAAAGCATTTACCCAAATTGGAGCGGAGAACTGTGATAAATTCCTCTCACCTGCATTGAATAGGAACATACAGGTGTCTGATATGCCCCAGGCTGCAACATGA
- the LOC109013076 gene encoding cytochrome c oxidase copper chaperone 1-like has translation MGELSTNSSSPALDLPAAEQNQGLAVKTSPESKPKKKICCACPDTKKLRDECIVEHGEEACVKWIEAHRKCLRAEGFNV, from the coding sequence ATGGGTGAGCTATCCACAAATAGTTCCTCCCCTGCTTTAGATTTGCCAGCTGCAGAGCAAAACCAAGGGTTAGCTGTTAAAACTAGTCCAGAGTCcaagccaaagaaaaagatatgCTGTGCTTGCCCTGATACTAAGAAGCTGAGAGATGAATGCATTGTAGAACATGGGGAAGAAGCTTGTGTTAAATGGATTGAGGCTCATCGCAAGTGTCTTCGTGCAGAGGGCTTCAATGTTTGA